One part of the Sorangiineae bacterium MSr11954 genome encodes these proteins:
- a CDS encoding TetR/AcrR family transcriptional regulator, whose protein sequence is MAETKEQKQLSRIRRAALAVFAEYRGKATMAMIAKRARLSEETLLTHYASKDDLFADVLALGALEMVTPGAMKGFSDILALPWKDARKPLTTYFTNYAQFVRTNAPRVKPVLQEAILRPQTFARVLAARRGAYPRFCNLVEDLQARGRVRRDVTPIALLCMVLSTAWGYGLARAVLMPDADWDDDALALMFASVLADGTRPRTRRVVKKKTKR, encoded by the coding sequence ATGGCTGAGACGAAGGAGCAAAAACAGCTCTCGCGGATTCGACGGGCGGCGCTGGCCGTGTTCGCGGAGTACCGCGGCAAGGCCACGATGGCGATGATCGCGAAGCGCGCGCGTTTGAGCGAGGAGACCCTCCTCACGCACTACGCCTCAAAAGACGATCTGTTCGCCGATGTGCTCGCGCTTGGCGCTCTCGAAATGGTGACGCCAGGCGCCATGAAAGGTTTTTCCGACATCTTGGCGCTTCCATGGAAGGATGCGCGCAAGCCGCTCACGACGTATTTCACGAACTACGCCCAATTCGTGCGCACGAACGCGCCGCGCGTGAAACCCGTGCTGCAGGAGGCGATTCTGCGTCCCCAGACGTTCGCCCGCGTGCTCGCCGCGAGGCGAGGGGCTTACCCGCGCTTCTGCAACCTCGTCGAAGACCTGCAGGCGCGGGGTCGCGTGCGCCGGGATGTTACTCCGATAGCGTTGTTATGCATGGTCTTGTCGACGGCGTGGGGTTACGGCCTCGCGCGCGCGGTCCTGATGCCCGATGCCGATTGGGATGACGACGCGCTCGCGCTCATGTTCGCCAGCGTCCTCGCGGACGGCACCCGCCCGAGGACGCGGCGGGTGGTGAAGAAGAAAACGAAGAGGTAG
- the istA gene encoding IS21 family transposase, with protein MVPMDVVAVIRHKVASEGVPIREVARELGLSRNTIRRYVRANKIPVPRPEKQVRPSPVRDEVATAAAAIWRARRSFTAGKQRLTAKRLWELLRENGHTASERTVRRLVAEFRSGEREVTVPLVYTPGELAQVDFFEVWVEPSGIRQKAWMFVMRLMHSGRDFAMLCAQQDATWFLAAHVAAFTYFAGVVAAVAYDNLSAAVAKILVGAPRLLRPRFAALCAHYAFEPRFCRPGEGHDKGGVERRGGHIRRQHLVPIPRGKSLAAMTSALQARLDAQHSRNPMYVEAWARERSALRPLPAPFDGRQVRTVQLRHHASYLVAGAHYSVPSRWCGQMVDLFLGIDTVTFAKGDETICHPRVAFGGRSIDYRHLLLPLSRKPQALRQVAHELVVQFGSPWPELWETLCNRYSPDLIEAARRLAPWLERADREGVGRVKQAIITALACGTLVPFLQRTRRTETLAAVPLALSEYAVETPDLSRYDVLLERASA; from the coding sequence ATGGTGCCGATGGACGTGGTGGCAGTGATTCGACACAAGGTGGCGAGCGAAGGGGTTCCGATTCGAGAAGTGGCGCGGGAGCTCGGATTGTCGCGAAACACGATTCGGCGATACGTGAGGGCCAACAAGATTCCGGTTCCAAGGCCAGAAAAACAGGTCCGACCAAGCCCGGTGCGCGACGAGGTGGCCACGGCGGCCGCGGCTATCTGGCGAGCGCGCCGATCCTTTACGGCGGGCAAACAGCGGCTGACGGCCAAGCGGCTGTGGGAGCTATTGCGTGAAAACGGGCACACGGCGAGCGAGCGCACCGTGCGGCGATTGGTGGCCGAATTCCGGAGCGGTGAGCGTGAGGTGACTGTTCCTCTGGTGTACACGCCCGGCGAGCTCGCACAGGTGGATTTTTTCGAAGTGTGGGTCGAGCCCTCGGGGATTCGCCAGAAGGCGTGGATGTTCGTGATGCGCTTGATGCACTCAGGGCGCGACTTCGCCATGCTCTGCGCGCAACAAGACGCCACTTGGTTCTTAGCGGCTCACGTTGCGGCGTTTACCTACTTCGCGGGGGTGGTGGCCGCCGTGGCCTATGACAACTTGAGCGCGGCCGTGGCCAAGATCCTCGTCGGGGCGCCACGGCTGCTTCGGCCCCGATTCGCCGCGCTTTGCGCCCACTACGCCTTCGAGCCGCGTTTTTGCCGCCCCGGCGAAGGCCACGACAAGGGAGGAGTCGAGCGCCGCGGAGGACACATACGTCGCCAGCATTTGGTGCCCATTCCGCGCGGTAAATCACTTGCGGCCATGACCTCGGCTTTGCAAGCACGCCTCGATGCCCAGCATTCACGCAATCCGATGTACGTCGAGGCCTGGGCCCGTGAGCGCAGCGCGCTGCGGCCTCTCCCAGCGCCTTTTGACGGCCGCCAGGTACGCACCGTGCAGCTTCGCCACCACGCCAGCTACCTCGTCGCGGGCGCTCACTACTCGGTGCCCAGTCGGTGGTGCGGTCAGATGGTCGACCTGTTCCTGGGCATCGACACCGTCACCTTTGCCAAAGGCGACGAGACCATCTGCCATCCTCGCGTCGCCTTCGGTGGCCGAAGTATCGACTATCGGCATTTGCTACTGCCACTATCGCGCAAGCCACAAGCTCTGCGCCAGGTCGCTCACGAGTTGGTGGTACAATTCGGCTCACCATGGCCCGAGCTCTGGGAGACGCTTTGCAATCGGTATTCGCCCGACCTGATCGAAGCTGCACGAAGACTGGCTCCGTGGTTGGAGCGCGCTGACCGCGAGGGAGTCGGTCGGGTCAAGCAAGCCATCATCACCGCCCTTGCGTGCGGTACGCTGGTGCCCTTTCTGCAACGCACAAGGCGCACCGAAACCCTCGCCGCTGTCCCGCTGGCATTATCGGAATACGCGGTCGAGACGCCCGACCTATCGCGCTACGACGTGCTTCTCGAGAGGGCGTCGGCATGA
- the istB gene encoding IS21-like element helper ATPase IstB — protein MSTDDVLLAAVRAHTRVLKLPTVARECETLGRQSLAEGWSPLQYLRALLDAELAVRAEHAIGRRMRAARLPVQKTMSQFDWRRPHGLERARVEDLARGAWIPTARNIVILGPVGTGKTHLAIALAIEAIKRGHHVLFYRASDLVRALTEARDARALSRLQERLRRVSLLVVDELGFVPFEKAGGELLFDVLSTRHERCATVITSNLAFSEWNRVFVDDKLTAALLDRLAQHAEVLVTRGPGDRVPAAATKKTDSRSDESKPKATQEVPALTR, from the coding sequence ATGAGCACCGACGACGTGCTCTTGGCCGCCGTACGCGCCCATACGCGCGTACTCAAGCTACCGACCGTCGCACGAGAGTGCGAAACGCTGGGACGTCAATCGCTGGCCGAAGGCTGGTCACCGTTGCAGTACTTGCGGGCGTTGCTCGACGCCGAGCTCGCGGTCCGCGCCGAGCACGCGATTGGGCGCCGCATGCGAGCGGCTCGTCTGCCCGTACAAAAAACGATGTCGCAATTCGATTGGCGGAGGCCACACGGTCTCGAACGCGCCCGCGTCGAAGACTTGGCTCGTGGTGCCTGGATTCCGACGGCGCGCAACATCGTGATCTTGGGCCCCGTGGGCACCGGAAAAACGCACTTGGCCATCGCGCTCGCCATCGAGGCCATCAAGCGCGGTCACCACGTGCTCTTTTACCGCGCCTCCGACTTGGTCCGGGCACTGACCGAGGCCCGGGATGCACGGGCTCTTTCTCGCCTGCAAGAGCGACTGCGAAGGGTTTCACTCTTGGTGGTGGACGAACTTGGCTTTGTACCGTTTGAAAAAGCCGGCGGAGAGCTGCTCTTCGACGTCTTGTCCACCCGGCACGAACGGTGCGCAACGGTGATCACATCGAATCTGGCTTTTAGTGAATGGAACCGGGTCTTCGTCGACGACAAGCTGACGGCCGCACTCCTGGACCGTCTGGCCCAGCATGCGGAGGTCCTCGTCACTCGCGGTCCGGGAGACCGTGTCCCGGCCGCGGCCACCAAAAAGACAGATTCAAGATCTGACGAGAGCAAACCCAAAGCGACCCAGGAGGTGCCGGCGCTCACGCGGTGA